The following proteins are co-located in the Streptomyces sp. NBC_00435 genome:
- a CDS encoding SpoIIE family protein phosphatase: MTEIPALGMLDNPLDVSRAATALLDSDGRVLIWSPAATKLLGYQASDMLGREITDLSTEAVAPELGPGPQRVLRLRRRDGGNARIAVTVLVIPSDRAESATRLLAMADADEAEKWNALQSMLRGLATHSPTPLAIYDASLRVVWANAALYKDADYIGVGPDDMVTDGVILTPDMPDSLEEVMSRVLATGEPVLDLYYRGRPPSDPNHDHVWSCSYYRLEASPGSPLGVCEEAVDITERFYAQQHLDLLVRAARSVGTTLDMGRTAREFADAVTPGFADTVTVDLARNVLNGSQTGFVDVSDTRTSRLWPPDEHPEHPTASAPTASAPAVADGQAPATALRAREPEQLVIPLRADGAVLGSVTFTWKHRTTPFHAGERAVANELVTRLATCVDNARRYADEHAVALLLQRSLLPRVLPRPSAVELAFRYLPADSRAGVGGDWFDVIALSGARVGLVVGDVVGHGLRAAATMGRLRTSVRVLAQMDLPPEEILTRLDDLISQGSGVRTSIESDEPSEDEAVGVTCLYAVYDPVSGTCTMARAGHPLPAIVDPDSGTVTFPDLPSAPPLGVGSLPFESKELTLPPGSLLALFTDGLIQRRDLDPDEQLDLLGKVLTQPTGQLDDLCDKVIQAMLPNPADDDAALLLVRTQILGRHQVAEWQLTNDPQSVRWARAEAAHQVRAWGLDDLAGTTELVVSELVTNAIRHAPSGPIQLRLLRDQTLICEVSDSGHTSPHLRHAAGDDEGGRGLFIVAQMTEQWGTRYTATGKTIWTSQDIRGDVPDDGR; the protein is encoded by the coding sequence GTGACTGAGATCCCCGCCCTCGGTATGCTGGACAACCCCCTCGATGTGTCCCGAGCGGCCACGGCGCTGCTCGACAGTGACGGCCGAGTGCTCATCTGGAGCCCGGCGGCGACGAAGCTGCTCGGATACCAGGCATCCGACATGCTCGGTAGGGAAATCACCGACCTTTCGACCGAGGCTGTGGCGCCCGAGCTGGGACCCGGCCCTCAACGCGTCCTTCGGCTGCGTCGCCGGGACGGAGGGAACGCGCGGATTGCGGTCACCGTCCTGGTCATCCCGTCCGATCGGGCCGAGAGCGCGACACGGCTGCTCGCGATGGCCGACGCGGACGAGGCCGAGAAGTGGAACGCACTGCAGTCGATGCTGCGCGGGCTGGCCACGCATTCGCCCACTCCGCTGGCGATCTACGACGCCTCGCTGCGCGTCGTATGGGCGAACGCCGCACTCTACAAGGACGCTGACTACATAGGCGTCGGCCCCGACGACATGGTCACTGACGGCGTGATCCTCACTCCTGACATGCCGGACTCGCTGGAGGAGGTAATGAGCCGGGTCCTTGCCACCGGCGAGCCGGTACTGGATCTGTACTACCGGGGGCGCCCGCCCTCCGACCCGAACCACGACCACGTCTGGTCGTGCTCCTACTATCGGCTGGAGGCCTCGCCCGGATCACCCCTGGGGGTGTGCGAGGAGGCGGTCGACATCACCGAGCGGTTCTACGCACAGCAACACCTGGACCTCCTGGTGCGTGCGGCCAGGAGCGTGGGCACAACGCTCGACATGGGCCGCACGGCCCGCGAATTCGCCGACGCGGTCACCCCTGGGTTCGCCGATACCGTGACGGTGGACCTGGCACGGAACGTGCTCAATGGAAGCCAGACCGGCTTCGTTGACGTGTCCGACACCCGCACATCGCGGCTTTGGCCCCCTGACGAACACCCGGAACACCCCACCGCATCCGCTCCCACCGCATCCGCTCCCGCCGTTGCCGACGGCCAAGCCCCGGCGACCGCACTCCGGGCTCGTGAACCCGAACAATTGGTCATCCCGCTCCGTGCCGATGGCGCCGTCCTGGGCAGCGTGACCTTCACGTGGAAGCACCGCACCACACCGTTCCACGCCGGCGAACGGGCAGTGGCCAACGAACTCGTGACCCGGCTGGCGACATGCGTGGACAACGCCCGCCGCTACGCGGACGAACACGCCGTGGCCCTCCTGCTGCAGCGGAGCCTTCTGCCTCGGGTGCTGCCACGACCTTCCGCCGTGGAGCTCGCCTTCCGCTACCTGCCCGCCGACAGCCGGGCCGGCGTGGGCGGCGACTGGTTCGACGTCATCGCCCTGTCCGGTGCACGGGTTGGGCTGGTCGTGGGCGACGTGGTCGGGCACGGCCTCCGAGCGGCTGCCACCATGGGACGATTGCGCACCAGCGTGCGCGTACTCGCACAGATGGACCTCCCTCCCGAGGAGATCCTCACCCGTCTCGACGACCTGATCTCCCAGGGTTCCGGCGTACGGACGAGCATCGAGAGCGACGAACCCTCGGAGGACGAGGCGGTCGGTGTCACCTGCCTCTACGCCGTGTACGACCCGGTGTCCGGAACCTGCACCATGGCCAGGGCCGGACATCCCTTGCCGGCGATCGTCGACCCCGACAGCGGCACCGTGACCTTCCCCGACCTTCCCTCCGCGCCACCGCTCGGTGTCGGCAGTCTCCCGTTCGAATCCAAAGAACTCACCCTTCCCCCGGGCAGCCTGCTCGCCCTGTTCACCGATGGCCTCATACAACGCCGTGATCTCGATCCCGATGAGCAACTGGATCTCCTTGGCAAGGTGCTGACCCAGCCGACCGGGCAACTGGACGACCTGTGCGACAAGGTGATCCAAGCCATGCTGCCGAACCCCGCCGACGACGACGCGGCACTGCTCCTGGTCCGTACCCAGATCCTCGGCCGGCATCAAGTAGCCGAGTGGCAGCTGACCAACGACCCCCAGAGCGTTCGCTGGGCGAGGGCGGAGGCCGCGCACCAGGTTCGTGCCTGGGGTCTGGACGACCTCGCCGGAACCACCGAACTCGTGGTCAGCGAACTCGTCACCAACGCCATCCGGCACGCCCCGTCCGGACCCATCCAACTGCGCCTGCTCCGTGACCAGACCCTCATCTGCGAGGTGTCCGACAGCGGTCACACCTCGCCACACCTGCGCCATGCCGCCGGAGACGACGAGGGCGGAAGAGGCCTGTTCATCGTGGCGCAGATGACCGAGCAGTGGGGTACCCGCTACACGGCTACGGGGAAGACCATCTGGACTTCACAGGACATCCGGGGCGACGTTCCTGACGACGGCCGATGA
- a CDS encoding helix-turn-helix transcriptional regulator, whose protein sequence is MPGSLLGEFLRARRAALGPRDVGLVSHGVRRVAGLRREEVADLAGVNADYYARLEQGRERHPSPQVLDALGRALRLGPDTRAHLHRLAGTPTADQPATAGISPALRRLLDGFADDPAFVINATLDILAANPPAEALHSPFAPADNLARMVFLDPAGRDFYTDWNSTARATAAHLRQTSGITPDAPRLRSLVRTLTVHSPDFARLWTTHEVLGKTQDTKRLNHPSAGPLTVTYQSFDVRAAPGQQLIVYQPVPDTSAP, encoded by the coding sequence GTGCCCGGCAGTCTCCTCGGAGAGTTCCTCCGCGCGCGCAGGGCGGCCCTGGGACCGCGGGACGTCGGCCTGGTGAGCCACGGCGTACGCAGGGTCGCCGGCCTGCGCCGCGAGGAGGTCGCCGACCTGGCCGGGGTGAACGCGGACTACTACGCCCGGCTGGAGCAGGGCCGCGAACGCCATCCTTCGCCCCAGGTCCTCGACGCCCTCGGCCGGGCTCTGCGCCTGGGCCCCGACACCCGCGCCCACCTGCACCGCCTGGCCGGCACCCCCACGGCCGACCAGCCGGCCACCGCCGGGATAAGTCCGGCCCTCCGCCGACTCCTGGACGGCTTCGCGGACGACCCGGCGTTCGTCATCAACGCCACCCTGGACATCCTGGCGGCCAACCCCCCGGCCGAGGCCCTGCATTCACCGTTCGCGCCGGCCGACAACCTGGCGCGCATGGTCTTCCTCGACCCCGCGGGCCGGGACTTCTACACCGACTGGAACTCCACGGCCCGGGCCACCGCGGCCCACCTGCGGCAGACCTCCGGCATCACACCGGACGCCCCGCGCCTGCGGTCCCTGGTCCGCACCCTCACCGTCCACAGCCCGGACTTCGCCCGCCTCTGGACCACCCACGAGGTCCTGGGCAAAACCCAGGACACCAAGCGCCTGAACCACCCGTCGGCAGGCCCCCTGACCGTGACGTACCAATCCTTCGACGTCCGCGCCGCCCCGGGCCAACAACTCATCGTCTACCAACCCGTCCCCGACACCTCCGCCCCATGA
- a CDS encoding SDR family oxidoreductase — protein sequence MRNAVKVVVITGASSGIGEATARRLAADGHRLFLGARRTDRLDALSREITEAGGTAAFQRLDVTDAVDVRAFVTSARERYGRVDVMVNNAGVMPLSPLAALKLDEWDRMIDVNVRGVLHGIAAALPVMRAQGAGHFVNVASVGAYEVSPTAAVYCATKFAVRAISEGLRQESDGTVRVTLVSPGVTESELADGISDPAAREAMKAYRAVALPASAVADAIAHAVAQPAGVDINEIVVRPAASAQ from the coding sequence ATGAGGAACGCAGTCAAGGTCGTGGTCATCACCGGGGCCAGCAGCGGGATCGGGGAGGCGACGGCCCGGCGGCTCGCTGCCGACGGCCACCGGCTGTTCCTGGGCGCACGGCGGACCGACCGGCTCGACGCGCTGAGCCGGGAAATCACCGAGGCGGGTGGCACCGCCGCCTTCCAGCGGCTGGACGTCACCGACGCCGTCGATGTACGGGCCTTCGTGACCTCCGCCCGGGAGCGGTACGGGCGGGTGGACGTGATGGTCAACAACGCCGGGGTGATGCCGCTCTCTCCGCTGGCCGCGCTCAAGCTCGACGAGTGGGACCGGATGATCGACGTGAACGTGCGAGGTGTGCTGCACGGGATCGCCGCCGCCCTGCCCGTGATGCGCGCCCAGGGCGCCGGCCACTTCGTGAACGTCGCCTCCGTCGGCGCGTACGAGGTGTCGCCCACCGCGGCCGTCTACTGCGCCACCAAGTTCGCCGTACGCGCCATATCCGAAGGGCTGCGCCAGGAGTCGGACGGCACCGTCCGGGTCACTCTGGTCTCTCCCGGCGTGACCGAGTCCGAGCTGGCCGATGGGATCTCCGATCCGGCCGCGAGGGAGGCCATGAAGGCCTATCGCGCCGTGGCACTGCCCGCGTCGGCCGTCGCCGACGCCATCGCCCATGCCGTCGCCCAGCCGGCCGGGGTCGACATCAACGAGATCGTCGTACGTCCTGCCGCGAGTGCCCAGTGA
- a CDS encoding nuclear transport factor 2 family protein, with protein MYGPGHGHEDLLHRLRVLEDKEALRRLMIRGWRALDRKDWKAWIDCWAEDAVLEFGPWGEIRGREAVRAKVEEAEAHFPSMQHHILNMDFQVEGDRATGVGYMWFVAVTRSEPSSSTYSMGGPYDWDFRRAPEGGWLLVRQRLGVWWTDGEETPEGLARPGGR; from the coding sequence ATGTACGGGCCTGGGCACGGGCACGAGGACCTGCTGCACCGCTTGCGGGTCCTGGAGGACAAGGAAGCGCTGCGGCGGCTCATGATCCGCGGTTGGCGGGCGCTGGACCGCAAGGACTGGAAGGCCTGGATCGACTGCTGGGCCGAGGACGCGGTGCTGGAGTTCGGACCCTGGGGCGAGATCCGCGGGAGGGAGGCTGTCCGGGCGAAGGTGGAGGAGGCGGAGGCGCACTTCCCGAGCATGCAGCACCACATTCTGAACATGGACTTCCAGGTGGAGGGGGACCGGGCGACAGGCGTCGGGTACATGTGGTTCGTGGCCGTCACGCGGAGCGAGCCGAGCTCTTCGACCTACTCCATGGGCGGTCCGTACGACTGGGACTTCCGCCGGGCCCCGGAGGGCGGCTGGCTCCTGGTCCGCCAGAGGCTCGGCGTCTGGTGGACCGACGGGGAGGAGACGCCGGAGGGCCTCGCCCGGCCGGGCGGCCGGTGA
- a CDS encoding DUF6296 family protein codes for MQTQRYELVFEDGPEEGQDIVVVSVTEQEGPGGHPVYADETGIVRAEISDRGEVRVLPSGGGQEPAQRVRARALPS; via the coding sequence ATGCAGACCCAGAGGTACGAGCTGGTCTTCGAGGACGGTCCCGAGGAGGGGCAGGACATCGTGGTGGTCTCCGTGACCGAACAGGAGGGTCCGGGCGGCCACCCCGTGTACGCCGACGAGACCGGCATCGTCAGGGCCGAGATCAGCGACCGCGGCGAGGTCCGCGTGCTGCCCAGCGGTGGTGGCCAGGAACCGGCGCAACGGGTGCGGGCGCGGGCCCTGCCGTCCTGA
- a CDS encoding PRC-barrel domain-containing protein, which produces MNGNVWSYQQTSGYRPGMDLTGYRVEAAEGSIGKVDKHSDEIGSAYLVVDTGPWIFGKEVLLPVRAITKVDEETRRILLDLTKGEIEEAPEFDRDKHLGNADYRSELSTYYGFGASLAGRPA; this is translated from the coding sequence GTGAACGGCAATGTGTGGTCCTACCAGCAGACCTCGGGCTACCGGCCGGGTATGGACCTGACCGGCTACAGGGTCGAAGCGGCCGAAGGATCCATCGGCAAAGTGGACAAGCACTCCGATGAGATCGGCTCCGCCTACCTGGTGGTCGACACCGGACCGTGGATCTTCGGGAAGGAGGTCCTTCTCCCGGTTCGCGCGATCACGAAGGTGGACGAGGAGACCCGGCGGATCCTCCTCGACCTCACCAAGGGGGAGATCGAGGAGGCTCCGGAGTTCGACCGGGACAAGCACCTCGGCAACGCGGACTACCGCTCGGAACTCAGCACGTACTACGGCTTCGGCGCTTCCCTCGCGGGCCGCCCCGCCTAG
- a CDS encoding DUF6479 family protein, with protein sequence MISSLPLAASSSSSLVLIVAGVVVVALLISAFWYGSRRAAARKDPGARSVDQSPPARARQDSWQTPDDPDQPASP encoded by the coding sequence ATGATCTCCTCACTTCCGCTCGCGGCTTCCAGCTCCTCGTCCCTCGTCCTGATCGTGGCCGGCGTGGTGGTCGTCGCGCTCCTGATCTCGGCGTTCTGGTACGGAAGCCGGCGTGCCGCGGCCCGCAAGGACCCCGGCGCGCGGTCGGTGGACCAGAGCCCCCCGGCACGCGCCCGGCAGGATTCCTGGCAGACGCCCGACGACCCCGACCAGCCCGCTTCCCCGTGA
- a CDS encoding type 1 glutamine amidotransferase domain-containing protein yields the protein MRIAFLTAPEGVEEVELTAPWNAVEAAGWNPQLVSTEPGRVQAFNHLDRAGTYPVDHLLAGDTSDAFDALVLPGGVANPDALRMNARAVGFVGSFFEAGKPVAAICHAPWTLVEADVVRGRTLTSWPSLATDIRNAGGTWVDEEVRVCRAAAATLVTSRKPDDLEAFCATLVKEFELAGR from the coding sequence ATGCGCATCGCGTTTCTGACCGCTCCGGAAGGCGTCGAGGAGGTCGAGCTCACCGCGCCCTGGAACGCGGTCGAGGCCGCCGGCTGGAACCCGCAGCTCGTATCGACGGAGCCCGGTCGGGTACAGGCGTTCAACCATCTCGACCGGGCCGGGACCTATCCCGTGGACCACCTGCTCGCGGGCGACACCTCGGACGCCTTCGACGCGCTCGTGCTGCCCGGTGGGGTCGCCAATCCGGACGCGCTGCGCATGAACGCACGGGCCGTGGGGTTCGTCGGGAGCTTCTTCGAGGCGGGCAAGCCGGTCGCGGCGATCTGCCACGCGCCGTGGACCCTGGTGGAGGCCGATGTCGTACGCGGCCGCACCCTCACCTCGTGGCCCAGTCTGGCGACCGACATCCGCAACGCGGGAGGCACCTGGGTCGACGAGGAGGTACGGGTGTGCCGCGCGGCCGCGGCGACGCTCGTGACCAGCCGCAAGCCCGACGACCTCGAGGCCTTCTGCGCGACACTGGTGAAGGAGTTCGAGCTCGCGGGGCGGTGA
- a CDS encoding PPOX class F420-dependent oxidoreductase yields the protein MSAELSDDLKKLIDDSPVFATVATIQPDGSPQLSITWLTRDGDDLLVSTTVGRRKEKNLRADPRVTVMINPANAPYTYAEVRGSATLTTEGGPELINDLSRKYTGKDYADFNPASKDDDPRVVVRITPRKVVGSI from the coding sequence GTGTCCGCCGAACTCTCCGACGACCTGAAGAAGCTCATCGACGACAGCCCGGTCTTCGCGACCGTGGCCACGATCCAGCCGGACGGCAGCCCACAGCTGTCGATCACCTGGCTCACCCGGGACGGCGACGACCTGCTCGTCTCGACGACCGTCGGCCGCCGCAAGGAGAAGAACCTGCGCGCCGACCCCCGGGTCACGGTCATGATCAACCCGGCCAACGCGCCGTACACGTACGCAGAGGTGCGCGGTTCGGCCACGCTCACCACGGAGGGCGGGCCGGAACTGATCAACGACCTGTCGCGCAAGTACACGGGCAAGGACTACGCGGACTTCAACCCGGCGTCGAAGGACGACGACCCCCGCGTCGTCGTCCGCATCACCCCGCGCAAGGTCGTCGGCTCGATCTGA
- a CDS encoding peptidase inhibitor family I36 protein, translated as MRARTTRTLLVAGTVLLATLGSPATAQALPTCPSNAICLWRFQDGTGDAYVWRGGYVDLPAKFVDHVGSFRANRTGAFIDWASGKDCRPVRVGDYASNYQGRFGGKMDAVGNNC; from the coding sequence ATGAGGGCACGTACCACGCGCACCCTGCTCGTTGCCGGGACGGTCCTACTGGCCACCCTCGGCTCTCCGGCGACGGCTCAGGCCCTGCCCACGTGCCCGAGCAACGCCATCTGCCTCTGGCGCTTCCAGGACGGAACCGGTGACGCGTACGTGTGGCGCGGCGGTTACGTGGACCTGCCCGCCAAGTTCGTTGACCACGTCGGCTCGTTCCGCGCCAATAGGACCGGGGCCTTCATCGACTGGGCGTCCGGCAAGGACTGCCGCCCGGTCCGGGTCGGCGACTACGCCTCCAACTACCAGGGACGGTTCGGCGGGAAGATGGACGCGGTCGGCAACAACTGCTGA
- a CDS encoding YihY/virulence factor BrkB family protein: MTHTAHPRRDDGTARTDAGKAPGAGPNEQVEHTGPVKKHAPDKPSGLPGRQWWAVLRGTVGEFIDDELSDRAAALTYFGVLAVFPALLVLVSLLGIAGESTTTRVLANLQQLAPGSARDVITDAVTQLQGQSGVGSLLAVVGLAVALWSASGYVAAFIRASNAVYDMPEGRPVWKTLPLRLALTLALMVLSAASALIVVFTGGLARQTGAALGIGDGALTVWSVAKWPVLVLLVTTMIALLYWAAPNAKGRGWKWVTPGSVLALVVWLAASAGFAFYVADFASYNKTYGTVAGVVVFLVWLWITNLAILLGLEFDSELARQRAIAGGLPKDREPYVEPRDTRTWSDAERRRME, translated from the coding sequence ATGACACACACCGCGCACCCCCGCCGTGATGACGGAACCGCACGCACGGACGCCGGCAAGGCCCCGGGCGCGGGACCGAACGAGCAGGTCGAACACACCGGGCCGGTCAAGAAGCATGCTCCCGACAAACCCTCCGGGCTGCCGGGACGGCAGTGGTGGGCCGTGCTGCGCGGGACGGTCGGGGAGTTCATCGACGACGAGCTGAGCGACCGCGCCGCGGCGCTGACCTACTTCGGGGTTCTGGCGGTCTTTCCCGCGCTCCTGGTCCTCGTGTCCCTGCTTGGGATCGCCGGTGAGTCGACGACCACGAGGGTACTGGCGAACCTCCAGCAGTTGGCTCCCGGGTCCGCCCGGGACGTGATCACCGACGCGGTCACCCAGTTGCAAGGGCAGAGCGGCGTCGGATCACTGCTGGCGGTCGTCGGCCTGGCCGTCGCCCTCTGGTCCGCCTCCGGCTATGTCGCCGCGTTCATCCGCGCCTCGAACGCCGTCTACGACATGCCCGAGGGCCGGCCGGTGTGGAAGACCCTGCCCCTGCGCTTGGCGCTCACCCTGGCGTTGATGGTCCTCTCCGCGGCCAGTGCGCTGATCGTGGTCTTCACCGGCGGTCTGGCGCGGCAGACGGGCGCCGCCCTCGGAATCGGTGACGGTGCGCTGACGGTGTGGTCGGTCGCCAAATGGCCGGTCCTGGTGCTCCTCGTCACGACCATGATCGCGCTCCTGTACTGGGCCGCGCCGAACGCCAAGGGCCGGGGGTGGAAGTGGGTGACGCCGGGCAGCGTCCTGGCCCTGGTGGTCTGGCTGGCCGCCTCCGCCGGCTTCGCGTTCTACGTCGCCGACTTCGCCTCCTACAACAAGACGTACGGCACCGTCGCGGGCGTCGTCGTCTTCCTGGTCTGGCTGTGGATCACCAACCTCGCCATCCTCCTCGGGTTGGAGTTCGACTCCGAGCTGGCCCGCCAGCGTGCGATCGCCGGCGGGCTGCCCAAGGACCGGGAACCCTACGTCGAGCCCCGCGACACCCGTACTTGGAGCGACGCGGAACGCCGCCGGATGGAGTGA
- a CDS encoding isoamylase early set domain-containing protein produces the protein MLERTPRNDRTEVTFVLPADAPPGSVSVVGDFNDWQPGIHTLKARKDGKRAVTVELASRSTHSFRYLAAGDYWFNDESVGEQEGPNSRLHT, from the coding sequence ATGCTGGAGCGCACGCCGCGCAACGACCGCACCGAGGTCACCTTCGTCCTTCCCGCCGACGCCCCGCCCGGGTCGGTCAGCGTGGTGGGGGACTTCAACGACTGGCAGCCGGGGATCCATACCCTCAAGGCGCGCAAGGACGGCAAACGGGCCGTCACGGTCGAACTGGCGAGCAGGAGCACCCACTCGTTCCGCTACCTGGCCGCCGGCGACTACTGGTTCAACGACGAAAGCGTCGGCGAACAGGAAGGCCCCAACAGCCGCCTTCATACCTGA